In Chitinophaga oryzae, the sequence TGACTTACACGGTGCTCAGCGGACCTGCCACTATCAGCGGAAATACCGTTACCATTACCGGCGCCGGCGCCGTGAGCGTCGCTGCTGACCAGGCCGGCGATGCGCGTTATACACCGGCAACACGCGTAATCAATACCTTTAACATCAACAAGGCAGTGCTCACCGTTACCGCCGCCGACAAAAACAGGGCTTACGGCGAACCCAACCCGGCACTTACATATACCATCAGTGGTTTTGTATACAACGATAACAACAGTGTGGTAAATGGTGATGCGAACATCAGCACCGCCGCCCAGGCCACCAGCGCTCCGGGGACATATCCGGTCACCGTTTCCGCAGGCTCACTGGCTGCCGCTCATTACAGTTTTCGCTTTGAGAACGGCCAACTCACCGTCGCCAAAGCGGCGCAAAACATCCGCTTCAATACGCTGGCGAATAAAACCTATGGTGATGTACCGTTTGCGATCAGCGCCACCTCCAACGCGGGCCTGCCCGTCAGCCTTGCTGTAACAGCCGGCCCCGCTACCATCAGTGGCAACATGCTTCACATCACCGGCGTGGGCACTGTAACGGTAACGGCTACCCAAAATGGTGATGCTAACTATAACGCCGCTGCACCGGTAAGTCAAAGCTTCACCGTATTGCCGGCCGTGTTACAGGTAAAAGCCAATGATCAGCAACGTGACTTTGGTAGTGCTAACCCGGCGCTGACATATACCATAAGCGGTTTTGTGTACAACGAAAACCACAGTGTGGTAAGCGGTACGCCGGCGTTAAATACCACTGCCAATATTACCAGCGTCGCCGGCATGTACCCGATCAACATTGCTGCCGGCAGCCTGCACGCCGCCAACTACCACTTTACGCTGACAGGCGGCACGCTGACCGTTGGCCCGGCAGACCAGTCCATCACCTTCCCGGCGATCAGTGACAGGACCTATGGCGATGCCGCATTTACACTCAGTGCCACCGCCAGCAGTACGCTGCCGGTAGGCTACCGTATCGTCAGCGGGCCCGCAACGATCAACGGTAATACCGTTACCCTGACCGGCGCCGGTACCGTGACCATCGCTGCCAGTCAGCCAGGCAACAGCGGGTTCAAACCGGCGGCTCCGGTTAACCGCACCTTCAACGTGGCTAAAGCAGCGTTGACCGTTACCGCGAAAAACGACACGCGTACCTATAACGGCGCCACCTACACCGGTGGTAACGGAGTAGCCTATACGGGATTTGTAAATGGCGATAATACAGGCAGGTTAACCGGTACGCTGTCCTATAGCGGTACCTCTCAGGGAGCTGTGAATGCCGGCACGTATAACATCACACCGGGCGGTCTTAACAGTAACGACTATACGTTGACATATAACAGCGGCACCCTCACCATTCAAAAAGCGTCACAACAGATCAGCTTTACCGCACCGGGCAATAAAAATCAGGGCGACGCGGATTTTCCGCTGGTGGCAACCGCCAGCTCCGGCTTGCCGGTGAGCTTCAGCAGCAACAATACCACCGTGGTAGCTGTCAGCGGCAGTACTGCTACCATAGGCAACGCCGGTACCGCCGTGATCACCGCCTCGCAGGCTGGTAACGGCAACTACGAAGCAGCGGCGCCGGTGATGCAGACCATTGTGGTCACCGCTTATCCGCTGCCTGTGATCACCGCCCAGGGAGCCACCGTCTTCTGCGAGGCCGGCAGCGTGACCTTACAGTCCACCGCAGCGCCGGCATACGAATGGTACCGCAACAATATCCGGATCAATGGCGCCGGCAGCCGCACGCTCACCATTACCGAAAGCGGCAGCTATACGGTGAAAGCCATCTATCCCAATAACGCCGGAGTAACGTCCGCTGCAACGCAGGTTACCGTAAACCCGTTACCGGCAGGCCATCTGCAGGTAAATGGCAATACCACCATCAGCAAAGGCGAAAGCGTGACGCTGGTGGCTTCCGGCGGCGCCAGCTACCACTGGGAACCAGCGACCGGCTTAAGCGACGCCACTGCGCCGGCAACTGTAGCAAGGCCCACGGCCACCACTACCTACCGGGTTACCATCAGCAACGCAGCAGGCTGCAGCGTGGTCAAAGACGTCACCATCAACGTAAAAGAAGATTATAAGCTGGAGCCTACTAATATTCTGACGCCCAACGGCGACGGCATCAACGACGTGTGGGTCGTGAAGAATATAGACATGTACCCGCAAAACGAGGTGAAGATCTTCGACCGCACCGGACGAATGATCTACCGTCAGCGTGGCTACACCAACAACTGGAAAGGTACCGTCAATGGTCAACGCCTGGCCGAAGGTACTTACTACTACATTATCGATTTGGGCGAAAACAGACCATTATTCAAAGGCTTTATTACCATTGTACATGAAAATTAAACAGCTAGTCAGATATCTGCTGCTGCCGGGCATGTGGGCGCTCGGCACCCACTCCGCCGGCGCACAGACGGCCGGCAACCCGTCGCAGCTGTACGAGCCATTGGGAGCACAGTATTTTCTGAACCCGTACCTCGCCAATCCGGCGATGGCCGGTATCGACACCGGGCTGCATGTATATCTCGCTTACCAGCGCCCCTGGTCGGATATGCCCGGCGCGCCCGAAGCCAAATCGCTCACAGCTGACTATAAACTGTTCCACCGGGTAGGCATCGGGATGAATATATACAACGACAAAGCCGGTCTGCTAAACAATACCAAGGTGGCTTTTTCCTATGCCTATCACCTGCCGCTCACGGCCGACGAACGCAGCATGCTCCATTTCGGCCTGTCCGGCGCTTTCATTGCCCGGCGGCTGGACACCAAGGCGGTCAATGGCGATATGAACGACCCCAACATCAACGCGTTCAACCGGCGGGACAATTACTTCGAAGCAGATTTCGGCATGGCCTTTACCCGAAAAGGGCTAACCTTACAGGGTTCTTTGCCTAACCTCGTCAGCCTTGTGAAAGACAAATCCTCTGACTTCGGCATCAACAGGAACCTGTTTTTCGCTGCAGCCTCCTACCGGTTCCCGGTCAACGGGCAGCTGACCTCCATAGAACCGAAAGTATGCCTGCGCGGCATGAAAGGGTACGACGACATCATCGATGCCGGCGCCAATTTTCTGTTCATGGAAAACCTGTTCAACGTATTCGGTATGTACCATTCCAGCAAGAGCTTCAGCGCGGGAGCCGGTATCCATTACCGGTCCGTTGCCGGACTTCAGCTGGTGTACCACTCCCAGACCGCAGGGCTGGCCAACTATACCAACGGTACTTTTGAGCTGGACCTCGTTGTCCATCTGTTTAAATAACCTTCATCATCATCATCTGTAAAAAAGGGCGCCCGGGCGCCCTTTTTTATTGTCTGCTGACACGCGGGAGATATTTTCACCGGTTATTTTATATATTCGCTACAGTAGCAGACAAAATTCGATATGAAAAGACTCGCTTTATTATTTCTCGTAATGTTTTCTGTGTCCGGGTATGCCCAGAACACCATCAATAACTACAAATACGTGCTGATACCCGAGCGGTTTGATTTCTCGCGGGAAGACAACCAGTATGGGCTCAACACCCTGGCCAAGATGCTGGTGGAAGAAAAAGGCTTCACCGCCTATTTCGACAATACCCAATTGCCGCAGGAACTGGCCGGCAACAAATGCAACGCCCTGAAGGCAGAGGTGACCCAACGTAAGGCGCTGTTCGCGACCAACCTGACACTGGTGTTAAAAGACTGCCAGGGTAACATCGTCTTCAAAAGCAAAGAAGGCAAAAGCCGTGAAAAGGAGTTCAACACTTCATACAATATGGCTTTAAGAGACGCTTTCAGTTCCCTGAAAGATGAGCCGTATACATATAACGGTACCACCCATACGCAGGCAGCGGGGCAAACCATGCCGGCAACACCCGCGCCGGCAGCCGTAGCACCCACGCCTGCTCCGGCAGCTTCCGCTCCGGCTCCTGCGCCCGTTCCCGCCACACCGGCAGTGAAAGACGCCGCCGGCACGCTCTATGCACAGGCTATCGCCAACGGTTACCAGTTGATCGATACCTCGCCTAAAATTGTTTTAACCCTGCTGAAGACTTCCGTACAGGATTTCTTTATTGCAGAAAACGGCACACTGCATGGTGTAGTAGTGAAGAAAAACGGAGACTGGTACTTTGAACATTACAAAGACAACCAGCTGGTAGCAGAGAAACTGCTGATCAAATTTTAAGAGAGATAATTTAAAAAGCCGGTGGTATCGCTGTTATGATACCACCGGCTTTTTTGTTGCCCGCTGTCACGCATTGTATCCGGCAGGAAAGCGTTACACCTTTAGCTTCTTCAGCTGCCCCGCCGCCTTTTTATGGCCCAGCGCACCGGCCCGCTGAAAATAATACCTTGCCCAGCGCAATGATTTTCGGACGCCTTCTCCTTCTTTATAACAAAGTCCCAGATTATACAGCGCCAGCGGATCATTTTTGCAGGCAGCTTTTTTATACCAGTAGACCGCCTTCTGCCAGTCCCGCTGGATACCCTGGCCATAGAAGTAACTATATCCCACTTCCCGCTGTGAAGGTATGTCTCCGTGACTGGCGGCTTGTGCAAACCATTTCAGGGCTTTCCGGTAGTTCTGTTCCACGCCGTCGCCATTGCGGTAACAGAAGCCGATGTTAAACTGAGCCGCCGTATGTCCCTGGCGGGCGGCTTTTAAATACCATTCTATGGCTGTAGCCAGACTCCGCTTACATCCCAGGCCATGATCATAACAGGTGCCCAGATAAAACTGCGCCCTTTTATGGCCGCTGGTGGCTGCACTCTGCCAGAGGCAGAAAATGTTGTTCCAGTCTTTTTTGCGGGAGGTAGTTTCGTAGGCAAGGTGGTACCCCAACAGGAAGCGCCTTTGCTGTTCTTTTTTTGAGAGAAACGTGATCATGTCTGCAGGATATAAGACCTGCACAAAGGTATTACTTTAATCGCACAGCCTTCACCATTTCATAGACATACAACGGCAGCGCCCATCCCAGCCAGAAAAAAGACGGGCTGATCGAAGCGAAATCGCCCAGCTGGTAGATCACCGGCATCTTCAGTATCAGGCCGGACACAACGAACGCCAGCGTGACAAGGTAACTTCTGATCATCCAGTCCTTGTGTTGTTTGAATTTTTGCTTCACGGCCAGCCACCAGGCTATGCCGGTAGTAGTGATCCAGACAGACACCCATATTTGCAGGGAAAAGGCATAGGCCCAGTTAACGGCGTAGGCGGTAGTGGAGGCCAATACCACGGCGCAGAGGCTACTGGCCAGGATGGCCAGCAGGTAAAGATAACCGACGACACGGTGCAACCGTTTGCTGGACTGCAGCCGCTTCCAGAACTGCAGCGGTCCCAGTACCAGCGCGCCGCCGCCGGAGGTGATATGCATCAGCAGGAACCACCGCACCGGGAAATACCGTCCCAGCGCTTCGGGGGTAAGCTGCAGGTAATGGTCGGCGCCGTGCATGAATGTCCACGTGATAAAGAGAATGCCAAGCCACAGCAGTACATAGATACCATCCTTGAAGGAGAAAGACCTGTCGATAAGAGTTTTATTCATGATGCTTACAGATTTACGGCTACAAAACTCCGTATCCGTGCTGCAAGAATCAATAACCGAAAAATTATTCGGTATCAGGCAGCGGTTTCCGCGATGGCCTGTTTCACCCTTTCGCCGTACTGTTTCCCCCAGTTGTCAAGCGCTTCCACCAGGGGAATGAGCGACTGGCCGAGGTCTGTAAGGCTGTAATGGGCTTTGAGCGGGAAACCGGAAGAGGCGTTTTTTTCCACCACGCCCATCGCCTCCAGCTCGCGCAGCTGCATATCCAGCACACGCGGCGTAGCTTCAGGAATTAGGCGGTGCATTTCGCTGGGCCGCTGATAACCCTTGTTAATCATATCGATCAGGCAGGGTTTCCATTTTGCGCCCAGCACCTGCATATATACGGTGATGCCACAGTCCAGGTCCACCGGCGTCTTACGTTCGTATGTAAACATGTTATAGGTTTTTCCGAAGAAACAAAATAACGGTATTCCGGGTTATTTCACAAACTGCTTCGATGCCGGATCATACAGCGCAGTATAGTGTTTTCGTATTTTTTTAGACCGGTAATTGCAGTCCACCGTCCAGTGGTAAGCCACCTCCAGCTGCTTTTTGTCAGGATGATAGATAAAATCGAACACTTCATTGGCGGTCCAGCAATTGTTCAACCCTTTTTTTCGTCCCAACAGCTTCCTGTCGTCCGCGGGAAATATCTCCTCCATAAACTTTTTCGTTAGCATCTGATAATCGAGCGTTTTATAATCGAGGCCCGACAGGTCAGAGGCGGGAACCTTAAAAAACGTCATTAGCAACCCTCCGCTTTTTACCTGCCCATAGTAGGCGAAGGTAGCATCCTGGTATAGCTTTTCCAAGTGCGTATATCCCCATTTCCGGGACCGGACGGTATCTCCCACGGCTATATACATTTTAACAAACTCCTGTACGGAACACATTTTAGCCCGGTCGAGGTAGCGACCGGCTTTGACGCTAGCTGTATCGATGCTTCCTTTCACCTTGAAGGCGCCGGCCTGACCATAGGTATAACCGGTACCAAGCAATACCAGTATAGGTATCCACAACAAAAATCTGTACATAGCAAAGGGATTGACACCTTTAAATTACAGAAAATTTTACCGTCAGTATTTTTTCGCGGAGGAATCTTTTGGGATAGGAAACCATCCCGGCTGATCATTCCGGTCTACCGGCATGATCAGTCATCCATGCGGCGATGCGTGTAGCAGTACGCTCCCTCACCCAGCGACGGTCGGTCTCCTCCAGGTCGGCAAGGATGTTACCGTTGTCTTCGTTGAAGTCTGTGTACACATCGTCCAGGAATTCCCGCCGGACCTCTTCCAGCCGCTGCTTGTCGGCGGCATCCAGCCGGCCGGTCTTTGACAGCACACTGTCCAGCCGGTTTTTTGTGATGTAACGGGCCATCTCGTCGACCAGAAAAGAAAGTTGCGCGGAGCGGGAACTCACCTCCGGGATAAAGGACCATTTTTCCGCTTCGTGGAACTTTTCCTCTTCATCGAACTCGGGATTTTTCAGTTTGATGACCGGGCGCGTGTCCAGGCTGGTGAGCCCGGAATGATGCAGCGGTTTGATCACCACCCCTTCTATCAGGTTCGCCGCCAACTCCGGCAGCTGCAGCTGTGCGGGCACCGTGGAAAAAATACGGGTATTGAAATTCAGCGCTTCGTTCCACTTACCGGTGAAAAGCGCTTTGGCATAGAAGATGTCAAACTGCTGAAAGTAGGCCATGGCGGTATCATAATCGATATAACGCTTAGCCCCCTCCGTGGTTTCCACAGCAATGTCGAAAGCGCAGAACCGCACCGCCGGACTATAATACACACCGGTTTGAATGGCCTGTACCTGCGGGTCAGGCGCAACATCGGGGTGCGGGTATTTCCCGCCGAACAATTCACCGTAGATAATATAGCGCTGCGCCGGGATATCCTGTTGCAGTTGCTCAAACAGGCGGATGATGCGGTCCTCCATGCCGGCCACCACGGCCTGGAAGCCGAAAAAGTCGTCCGTCCATTGCAGGTAAGCTTTACGTTTGGCGAATAACAACTGATGACCTTCATACACAAAGCTGAAATTAGCACCGTGTATTTTTTCTGTCACCACCCATTTTAATTTATTGAGGTCCTGCATGGCTTTCTCTGACAACTGAAGGCCCTTCAGGCTTTTAGGCATTTTTTCGTATTCGGAGTTCTTGTTCATGGCACCTGGGCTTCTCATGTTTACAGCCCTTTTTTTCTGGTTAACAGCTGTAAAAATAAGTAATTCCTGTCATAAACGGGGTTACTTCAACCGGTAGGTGATCATGGCTTTGCCGTAAGCGGTGTTGTCAACGGAGAAGTTCCGGATGGTATCATGGCCCGGACTAAAAAGTTTGTAGCTGCCGGACAGGCTGATGCCGCCCTGCACTCCCAACCACAGATTTTTATAGAGACGCTGATTAAACTGTACGCCGGCGTGAATGGCTGAGAACCGGGCATAGTCAATCTCCCTGCCTTCAAAATCCGTAAAGTTCT encodes:
- a CDS encoding PorP/SprF family type IX secretion system membrane protein, with the protein product MKIKQLVRYLLLPGMWALGTHSAGAQTAGNPSQLYEPLGAQYFLNPYLANPAMAGIDTGLHVYLAYQRPWSDMPGAPEAKSLTADYKLFHRVGIGMNIYNDKAGLLNNTKVAFSYAYHLPLTADERSMLHFGLSGAFIARRLDTKAVNGDMNDPNINAFNRRDNYFEADFGMAFTRKGLTLQGSLPNLVSLVKDKSSDFGINRNLFFAAASYRFPVNGQLTSIEPKVCLRGMKGYDDIIDAGANFLFMENLFNVFGMYHSSKSFSAGAGIHYRSVAGLQLVYHSQTAGLANYTNGTFELDLVVHLFK
- a CDS encoding tetratricopeptide repeat protein, producing MITFLSKKEQQRRFLLGYHLAYETTSRKKDWNNIFCLWQSAATSGHKRAQFYLGTCYDHGLGCKRSLATAIEWYLKAARQGHTAAQFNIGFCYRNGDGVEQNYRKALKWFAQAASHGDIPSQREVGYSYFYGQGIQRDWQKAVYWYKKAACKNDPLALYNLGLCYKEGEGVRKSLRWARYYFQRAGALGHKKAAGQLKKLKV
- a CDS encoding DUF2306 domain-containing protein, encoding MNKTLIDRSFSFKDGIYVLLWLGILFITWTFMHGADHYLQLTPEALGRYFPVRWFLLMHITSGGGALVLGPLQFWKRLQSSKRLHRVVGYLYLLAILASSLCAVVLASTTAYAVNWAYAFSLQIWVSVWITTTGIAWWLAVKQKFKQHKDWMIRSYLVTLAFVVSGLILKMPVIYQLGDFASISPSFFWLGWALPLYVYEMVKAVRLK
- a CDS encoding winged helix-turn-helix transcriptional regulator — its product is MFTYERKTPVDLDCGITVYMQVLGAKWKPCLIDMINKGYQRPSEMHRLIPEATPRVLDMQLRELEAMGVVEKNASSGFPLKAHYSLTDLGQSLIPLVEALDNWGKQYGERVKQAIAETAA
- a CDS encoding RNA ligase family protein, with the translated sequence MRSPGAMNKNSEYEKMPKSLKGLQLSEKAMQDLNKLKWVVTEKIHGANFSFVYEGHQLLFAKRKAYLQWTDDFFGFQAVVAGMEDRIIRLFEQLQQDIPAQRYIIYGELFGGKYPHPDVAPDPQVQAIQTGVYYSPAVRFCAFDIAVETTEGAKRYIDYDTAMAYFQQFDIFYAKALFTGKWNEALNFNTRIFSTVPAQLQLPELAANLIEGVVIKPLHHSGLTSLDTRPVIKLKNPEFDEEEKFHEAEKWSFIPEVSSRSAQLSFLVDEMARYITKNRLDSVLSKTGRLDAADKQRLEEVRREFLDDVYTDFNEDNGNILADLEETDRRWVRERTATRIAAWMTDHAGRPE